The following DNA comes from Eretmochelys imbricata isolate rEreImb1 chromosome 18, rEreImb1.hap1, whole genome shotgun sequence.
ACTAAGTTTGATGGGTTTTCCCCTACTGAACTATCTCAGAATTAAAAGGTAATTTCTGCTTGAAATTTGTAGGCCTCAGGCTTTGATAAgaggagaatatttttttaagtttgagaTTCATTGAGCTATTTGGGAGTTGGGAAAATtgctatttttttcagtttgaattatGAGTTGGCAAAATGAATAAAAGCTGGCTGATCAAAACCAATCAAATAAAAATGGTTATGCTTTGATTCTTCATGATAGCTCTCACAAAACTGGCCACAGGAAGCTTGGTTTAGCTACCTATGTTTATTTAAAGTCAGGTTCTTTATTCATGAGTGCTCTTCTAAACACCACAGGGACGTTTGATAACTTCCAGTAGAAGCTTAGCAAAAATTACAAGCTCCATTGACACTTGTAACTTATTGCTACTGCTAATTATGAGAGAAAAAATTGTTTATTACAGTAGAGCCGGGAACCAACTGAGAGCAGTTGTGCTGGGCATTGGACTTAGAGCAGTAGCCAGCCCCTCCCTTGAAGAACTTGTTGTCTAACCAGATAAGACTAACAGTGGCAGGGTAGAACGTACAGAGCAGAATAAACAGTGATAGCGGCAAACATCATGTTAGTGCCACTGTGCTTTTTCTTAGTGTTTGGTGTGCTTTAGTGAGGGAGGGTCTAAGCTAAACAGAAAAcaaggagaggagaagagaggagggggttggggcaaacACCAGTCAGCACAGGGGAAGAGAATGTCCAGtcaactggggaaaaaataaatcatCAGTGTCTAGAAGCCCCTACTTACACTGCTTCTGAAGCTGCTCTGCCAGTTTTGGCCTCAGGCAGGTTTGTTCTGACTCACTGTTTCTTTCCCTAAGCCTAAAGCCACATGGCTGAAGGCAAAGGGTATGCCACAGGAGTCCTAgtgcccccagagccctgcacagTTCTGGATCTGGAGGGTCCTGAGGAAGCAGTAGCCCTCCTGCACTCTCAAATAATAATACTTGTAGGAATCACCTGTTAGACATCATGGAAGTAGGGTTGTCaagtggttaaaaaaattaatcacgcaatgttaaacaataatagaatacaatttatttaaggtttcagagtagcagccgtgttagtctgtattcgcaaaaagaaaagtacttgtggtGAGgcctccaatgaagtgagctgtagctcacgaaagcttatgctcaaataaattggttagcctctaaggggccacaagtcctccttttctttttgcaatttatttaaatattttttgatatgttctatattttcaaatatattgatttcaattacaacacagaatacaaagtgtacagtgctcactttctattattatttttattacaaatatttgcactgcaaaaacaaaagaaatagtatttttcaattcacccaatacaagtactgtagtgcaatatctttatcatgcaagttgaacttacaaagatagaattatgtacaaaaataactgcactcaaaaataaaacagagcctacaagtccactcagtcctacttcttgttcagccaatcactcaaacaagtttgtttacatttgcaggagataatgctgcccatttcttgtttacaatatacCTGAAAGTAAgaagacatttgcatggcactgttgtagctggcactgcaagatatttacatgccagatgcgctaaagattcatatgtcccttcatgcttcaaccaccattccagagaacgtgcatccatgctgatgacgggttctgctcgataacgatccagaGTAGTGGGGACCAATGCATGTACATTTTCAttgtctgagtcagatgccactagcagaaagtttgggggtttttttgtttgtttgtttttggtggttcgggttctgtagtttctgcatcggagtgttgcccttttaactcttctgaaagcatgcgccacacctcgtccctctcagattttggaaggcacttcagattcttaaaccttgggtcgagtgctgtagctatctttagaaatctcacattggtaccttcttttcattttgtcaaatctacagtgaaagtgttcttaaaacgaacaacatgtgttaggtcatcatccgagactgccataacatgaaatatatggcagcatgcgggtaaaacagaggaggggacatacaattctctcccaagaagtttagtcacaaatttaattaaggcttttttttttttaaaaaaaaaagagcatcaTCGTCATGGAAGCTTGTCCTCTGGCagggtggccgaagcatgaaggggcatacaaatgtttagcatatctggcacgtaaataccttgtaatgccagctacaagagtgccatccaaatgcctgttctcacgtttaggtgacgtaaataagaagcaggcagcattatctcccgtaaatgtaaacaaacttgtttgtcttagtgattggctgaataggaagtaggactgagtggacttgtaggctgtaaagttttacgttattttgtttttgagtgcagtcgtgtaacaaaaaaaaatctacatttgtaagttatactttcatgctgaagagattgcactacagtacttgtacaaggtgaattgaaaaatactattttttatcatttttacagtgccatccaaaaatatttaataaatttcagttggtattctattgtttaacagtgcagttaatcatgattaattttttaaattgcgattaatgtttttgagttaattgcgtgagttaactgcaattaatcgacaacCCTACATGGAAGTTCTAAACTCCTTTGTAACAGTGCAAGCTTCTAATTTGCAGAAGTGACATACTGTGCTGGTATAATTTATAAATTGTTTTGAGGCCTGAATGCTGGCAGTTAGGGTGAGTAAAAGCTGCCTCAGTATGGCTGGAACTTCAGCAAAGTTATAATCTCTGCTTCCCATAAGTGTGTCATCTGAGGCCTCACAGACAGACATCCATTGGAAAAGCCAACAGAGGGGATCATTTCCCTGTTCTTAAAACAGTTGAGGCTAGCCCTCAACCCTGAGCCttcctccaaccccaccccctcctttccACCATGCTTACCCTTCATCATCACCACCTCTGCCTCATTTGTCACCTGTGACACTTTTAAACTTCACACCCACgcctttccttctctcctcccttctgtTTCCTCCAGAATGTCTGCTGTGTCTAAAATGATCCACTCACTACCATCCATGACCTCTTGTCTCCTGGCTCTGATACCTGGACTCCACCCCCCACTTGACACCATCTGTCCTTGCTCTCCTGTAGTTTCATATGGCAATGGGAGCAAGTTTCTGGCTAATATGAGGAAGGCAGACGAGGTAGCAAGGGCTTAATCATAGTTGCGGTTAGAACACTGACTCCTGGTTTCCTTACTCTAAAATGTTCAGATGTTTTCAGTTCTAACATTCTTGTTAACAATGGTTTTCAAATGGAAATATGTTCTGAACTGGAACTCTGATTTAACAAAGCAGTTTGTCTCGGAATTTTAAATGCATGCTACAGACTGCACTTCTATCGAGGTGGGATTGAACACCTTCTCTTTATACAGGGAGATGGTACTGGAGTAGCTAGTATATATCGGGGTCCCTTTGCAGATGAAAACTTCAAACTCAGACATTCTGCTCCTGGGCTGTTGTCTATGGTAAGTAGAAGAAGACAAAGTAGTAGGACTAAAATAGCTCTGTGCTCCTTGTGGAGATTCTTAGCTTATCTCCTGGCTTGCAGAAGTCTCCTGCTTTGGATAGAATGTCTGAAAAATcctcatttagggccagattctgctactcATAGTCATGTTGAACAGTATTTTACTTTGTGAGtagctcccaatgacttcagtggaaccattAATGGCATAAGGTGCTAATGAACATGACTCAAGGTAGCAGTCCAGTCAATAATTTACCCTTCTCTATTAGAATTGTTGGGGTAGGTTTAATTTGCTCTGCTTTTAGAATTATTGGTCTCTCATATTTTTGCACTCCAGTAAGTCTTTCTTCTCTACCTGCTAATTGTTATTAAACACCACCCAACTAACGTTGAGTCAAGGAATTGAATAGCAATAGAAATAGTGTTTGAATCTTGTATAATATATGCTCCGTGCTTCATTTTATAGAAACATAGCCACCATCATATGCTATGTAGGTTGGAACATACAAAAGGCCATGCTGGACCAGACAAATGGTCTATCTAGTGCAGTATGTTGTCACTAACTAGCTATTTCAGAGGATGGTACCCCCATAATGGGCAGTTGTGCTGGAACATAACTGGGCATAACCCCAGATATCCTGTGATTCTGAAGCTGCAGAATTTGTTACagaattctcctttctcagtgtTAATTTAAGTAACCTGTTTCTGGGCCACCTCCTGGCTGCAAAGAgaaccttgaaaacatgaaccaagtATAACTGATGCAGTGATGTCTTCCTGAGACAGCCTGAAAAGACAGCTTTGAGAGGTGTGGGAACTGTACCACACCTTTCAGAgcgtgttaactctgaaacctgtagaggGCTAAATAAATTTCATCattaactgtttcactgctgatcattttagcagagcATCCAGCTAACCTGTTTATCCTATAATCCTAAGCATCCTTCCTAACTGCAAAAATCCATAACTTTCCCCTACACAGATCCCTAAATTTTCAGCTTCATCTGTGACAATTTCTATGATGCAGTAAGTGTCATCAATACAAAAGACGCACCCTTCTCCCAAAAGCACAGTGTGATGTTATGGATCTCAACACGGTATTATTTTGGCCCCAAAGCTCTTTCAGAGCTACAGAAGAATCTCTGTGATTCAGCTGGCTGCACACACTcgcagataagaacataagaatggccacactgggtcataccaaaggtccaccaagcccagtctcctgtcttttgacagtggccaatgccaggtgccccagagggaatgaacagaacaggtaatcatcaagtgatccatctcctgtcgcccattcccagcttctggcaaacagagaatagggacaccattcctgcccatcctggctaataggcattgatggacctatcctccatgaatttatctagttcttttttgaaccctgttatagcttGGCCTTCAgtacatcccctggcaatgagttccacaggttgactgtgcattgtgtgaagaaatacttccttttgtttgttttaaacctgctgcctattaatttcatttggtggcccctagttcttgtgttatgagaaggagtaaataacacttccttatgtactttctccacaccagtcatgattttatagacctttatcgtatccccccttagtcatctcttttccaagctgaaaagtcccagacttATTACTCTTtcctcatacggcagctgttccatacccctaatcatttttgttgcccatttctgaaccttttccatgtccaataaatcttttttgagatgtggtgaccacatctgcatgcagtattcaagatgtggacataccatggatttatatataggcaatatgatattttctgtcttattatctatccctttcttaataattcccaacattctgttcgcttttttgactgccgctgcacattgagtagatgttttcagagaacgatccacagATCGGATTCAGATGATCTGTTATTGCTCAGCAAGGGCTCTGAGGCCACAGTCGCCATCATAGCACATGGCACTTCTTGCTTTTTTCTTTGCTCCACATGTTGTGGAGCTAATATTAACTTTAGAATATAGTCCAGGAGTGACCGCTCGCTCTTGTTTCAGGCGCCTCTGTCTTCTGACTGCCTCTGGCTTGAGATGTTCTATTCCCTAacttttttctgtgttttgtttttgcattttcaATCAGGCAAACAGTGGTCCAAGTACAAACGGGTGTCAGTTCTTCTTCACATGTTCCAAATGTGACTGGCTGGATGGGAAGCATGTTGTGTTTGGTGAGTAGCTGCAGCACAGAGTGATATCCTGGTCGTATACCCCTTCTGTTTCAACCacatggtttttgttgttgtttcccaTTAATCTTACCCAAGTGGAGTAAGAGCTTCTATGGAAATCTGCATCGAAACCTACTGCTATTGTGAAAGCAGTAATAAATCAGCTAGTTAATGATGACTTGGTTGAGGGAAGGATGTGGAGAACTGATGCTTATTTTATGTGTCATGATGAAATAGCAGTGACACCAGAGTTTGCATGCTGTAATTTTACAAAAGCGCACGTTTTATGTCATAGACTGTAAGGTCTTAAGGGTAGGGTCTGTCATCTTATTACTGAACTAATGTATAATATTGGCATGATGGGGCCCTGCTCCTTATTGGGTCCTCCAGGCTATTTGATAATAGCCATTTTTCCTGTTCACAAACAACACAAACTGCATCTCCATCAGTAGGATTATGTCTAATAATACACCGGAGAGGGCTGTGACTCAGTCTGTATTTCCATGCACGCCCTACCTGCTGGGAAGATGCACGGTGCCTGTCCTGAAGATATAGATACCAGCCCCATGTCTGGGAAGGTTGTAGTTGTATTATTTATGAGCCCTTTATCAGATATATAACAAACCCACAGGTGTCCTGTAGTTATAAATGGGTGAGAGACTTCGCTGGGGCAAAGAATGGTGTATGGAGAGGTAGCCAAGTCCAGAGCAAAGGAATCACAGGGGTCTGAGAAATTAGAGTAAAGTATCCTCTGTACTTGACAATCTGGGACTACAGAAAAGGTGAATAAGTGCAGTATAAAACTGCTACTGATAAGTGTTCTTTTTCCCTTACAGGTAAAATCGTTGATGGGCTCCTTGTCATGAGAAAAATTGAAGTAAGTTTTTAGTTCCCCATCCTGTTCATGAATGCGCAAGCCAGATAGTCACATGCGGCAGTAATCAGGGCTTCATGTTCCCTCCCTGTCCATGTGCAGGACAATGATTTAACAATAGTGCCAGGGAGCTCCTTGCAGGGGCTGTGCCCTCTGCAGTGATGGAGTCCATCATGTAGATTTACCTTAGTAGGACACAGGGAGTTTTGTGCTGTGCAGTTGGAGTAGCCAGTTAGTGACTGGGAAACTTGTTCAGATGGGTTTGGTTGTGGTGCATAGAATCCTTTCTGGAAACCTGTTTGATTTACAAGTTGAGAACAGGAATGTAGTGGTTCTGTGATATTGCATGGTAATGTGAAGGGGATGATAAATTCCCTGAGTTCTTCAGTTGAAATCTAATCAACACCTTCTAATAATCAATATTAAACAAGGTTTCCAAAGGGTTTCCAGGTGCTGCAGATACACACATCTATGTGTTGACCAGTGAGTTCCATATTTAGAATGGTGTGTGGCTGATAAACACCCAGGGCCTGTTTAATATACTCTTGTAAAGTGTCAGCGTACCACTGCGATGGATAGCTGAATAGACAGAGCACCCCCTGGCATTCTGCTTTCTGACTGGGTGCTTGAGTGCAAACAGTGGATCCCAGAGCTGAGCCAGGAATAGTGTGTGAATGCTAGTAATATAGAGAATCAAAAGGGGGAAAGACATTACAGAGCTGACAACAGCTCCACTTAAAGCCTCATGTTGACCTTCACTGAGAAGGTCTCATGCTGGGAATCATACAGCACAATTCCTTTATTGCTAGCTCTGTTTTAAGAAAACCACCGTATAGgtgatttttgttaaaattttatgTTAGATATACAGAAAGTGTAAACTTTCCCTGATCACCTTGTCTGACTGCTGTAAATTGGAGGTGTAGCCAACACAGAAGAGACCAAAACTGACACATAGCTTAGAGTCGTCATAACCATGGCTGGAGACCAGAAGGAGATTCCTCTTGCCGCGTTTCCCACCAGAAGTACTTTTATAAACAAAAGGAGGATAACTGTACCTCTTTTGTAGGATGCCCAAACACTACTGTGATGGGCAGAGTAGAAAGGAATTAAGTGACACACACAAAGAGCATTGGCCCAAGTCCAGAATGATGTGTGATTTCTGAGGTTACTGAATAGCTCCCCCTTCTGTACAAACGGGTTGCTTTTCTCTTTGATACTGTAATTAGTGTCATTTTAAAGACCTAAAGACAAAGAAATAGCAAGTGACATGATACATATTGCATCTCACTGGAAGCTACCTGTATCGCTTTGCCACTTGCTTTGTTCCCCATTTGTGAGGTCAGAGTCTTTCCCATGTCTCACAGCTCTGTAGTAAAGAGGCAGTTAGCTGGCTCTAGGAAAGGGTCCAAGGACATTGctgcaaaagagaagaggaaaTGAAAGAGCAGCAGTCATGAGTCAGACATAGTCCAAGTGCAGTTCCTCCCTATTCGTGAGGCTCAGTTAGCCTAATTCTCTTATCCAGCCTCTCAAAATAGCTTGTGACTCCCACTAacttgctgtgtatttatactttGTAACAGTGTGGATTTTTTGTCCCCCCAGAATGTACCTACTGGTCCAAATAACAAACCCAAACTGCCAGTGGTCATCTCACAGTGCGGTGAAATGTAGAGCAATGAACGCAGAAATCTCGGTAGGTCTGTCAGTCTTCATCAGTGTGGCTGAGAAACTATCTGATAAGAGATTATTGTGATCGAAATCCACCTCTCACTGCCTTGAAGTTCACAATTTGCGGTTCTGCCAGCTTGCAAAGAGTGAAGAGTTTCGTAGTCTGTGGGAGATGCAAGTAAATCTTAAAGCCCAAGAAAGTACCTGCTGGAAGAATAGAGGATTCTGTATTTCCTAATTCAGGGCAACTTTGGCATTGTCTCTCCTGGGGCCGTATGTATCATGAAGCTGAAGCACTTACTGTCAGGATGGGGAGGGCTCTTGTCATGAAAGTGAGGTTGCTGACACGTGGTACACCCTCTCTCCTGACGACAGAAGGTGCCATTCTCCTGATCCATGGTCAAGTGTTTCTAGCATTTACTGTGCTCCTGGCCACCTTGGTTTGCTCACATAGTCGTTGGTACTTAAGGTCATAGACTGCGCCAGAGACCTTATATTAAAGTATAATGCTGTCTTTCCCACTCATCCAGCTACTTCATCCCAGACAAAAAGCATTTCAACATGTGTGCGCAGATTACAGCATGTCAAGCTACAACTTGATTTTAAATTAGAATTTCCCAAACGTCTGTTTTTGTTAGCCTTTTAGCCACTGACTTTCAGATTTTAACAAGCAGATAGTGGCATGGAAGCACTGCATATGATTCCTCTCCACTCATATCATCTGCAAGATGAACAGAACTGCTTTTTGAAAACAAGCTAAGCCCAAATCATTCCCAAAATGCCTGCATAGATACCTGCCACAAGGAAGGGTTTAGATCCACAGTGCTTTGCAGAcatttaggacccaatcctgtaagatgctgagtgccctctgcCCCTTAGAGAAGGCATTCagtgctttgcaggattgggtcctcaATAAATGACGCCTCCAGCTGTGTAGGTAAGTAATATCACCATTCTGTGCTGCTTCCTCTCCCCAGTTCGCAGTTCCTGTTAGCTGGGTAGTTCTGTTAAGATGATGAACAGTGAAATCATTAATAATGCTGACATTGAAATTGCCATCTTTAGGTTTCAGCTCCCCCACTGGGCTCATGCGTGGAGCACGCCTCACTGAGGGGTGGGTGTTAAGTTGCTCACAGACTTGGGCAGGCGTTTACACTCTGCTcatagttttcaaagcttcttttgcagctgtggtggctgggagcataatttttaaatggaagctgagattctgctGCAGATTCCATGGCAACAGAATTGTGCCATTCCCATGTCCCTGACAAGGACTAGCTGAGATACAGCTACAGACACTGGGGCTCAGCTGAGTATCACTGCACAGCGATGTAACCCAGACCATGAGCTGGGGCTAAGAGTGCCGAATTACTTAGCTGTTTCTATTCCATCCCTTCAGCTGTTCTTCTTGGGGATCAGTCAGAGGATTCTGTGACATGGCTATTACTATTACTGatcttctttctcctcccactTCCAGGTAGTCATTGGTCCCTCGTTGCCTTTTCCTGCAGGCCATATCTGTGCTGCTGGCACTTCTACAGAAGTTTCTGATATTCAGGatgcacaatttttttaaaaacaaattttccaGTGTAAATAAAGCATTTTGTTAAATGTCTTTGCAGTGTTGTTCAATTAGAATATTTCAGGCTGGATTCTTGGACAGgtactttttgttgttttttttttgcaggtcAGTGTACTTTGAGTAAATAAAAGGTAACCAAATATTGAATTACCTGTTTTCTGTGTATTTTGCTGGGTAATTTGTATGTTAATTTTTCCATAAccacaatttcattttttttaacaagttctCTATGGTCaggctattttcctttttccagtgAGAAGCTAACAACAGCCAAGAGCTATTAGCAGAAGAGAGATTAATTAATTTCCTTTTATGTGACCCTTTCCACTAGGAAGCGCCAGGAGGATTACAAGGGATCATTTGGTAATAAATATCCAGCAATTTGTGGTAGTTCGTTACAGCTTGCATCCCAATACCCTCAAATGACCAGACATGGCCACCATATAAGCATAACTCCTCTTTCACCACAATTTCTTCAACATTTATCCCCATTAAATCTCTATATTTTTTCCATCTGACTGGCGTGAGGTACCATTGAAACAATATCttaaagacattttatttttttgtgctaCACGCTGAGGTTGCTGGTCCCCTTTCCACATCAAATCACATACCTCTGGGGTAAATTGGCTATCAGTATCCTTTTCCCAGTGTGTCATAGGGACACTTATTTGTTAGGAAAGCTGTCTGCAACAATTgataaatgttataattttttttcttcctaattgaCTGGATGCCATTGCTTCTATTAAAATTAGCTTTCTGTATAAACCAGGTTGTCTAGAAAGCTGAGAAACACAACGCCTGATTTGAAAGTATTGGTGCCAGGGGAGAGTGGGccagttaaaattaattttgattctTAAATAAGTTAGAAGTTTCTTTACTGAATAGCTGGTCAACTGTGTGTATTCCTTGGCTCTCCCAGTCTTTGAAGCTCTTTAGTTTGCAGTTTTGGGTTAAACTCTGGATTATTTGCAGTGGGTGTCATTGGTGAAGAAAGAGTTTATCTTCTCTCTAGTGCTATCCCAAGCCCATAGAGTAGCCTTCGCTAAAGGATGTGTGTAAATTTCTggagggtgtgattttttttttattaatccaTGGTAGCTAGTGATGTTTACATTACTGCAATTTTCTTAttagaatatagaatatcagggttggaagggacctcaggaggtcatctagtccaatcccctgctcaaagcagaaccgatccccaattaaatcattccagccagggctttgtcaagcctgaccttaaaaacttctaaggaaggagattccaccacctccctaggtaacacattccagtgttcaccaccctcctagtgaaaaagtttttcctaatatccaacctaaatctcccgcactgcaacttgagaccattactccttgtcctgtcatcagctaccactgagaatagtctagatccatcctctttggaaccacctttcaggtagttgaaagcagctatcaaatcccccctcattcttctcttccacagattaaacaatcccagttccctcagcctctcctcataagtcatgtgttccagtcctctaatcattttagttgccctccgctggactctctccaatttttccacatccttcttgtagtgtggggcccaaaactggacacagtactccagatgaggcctcaccaatgtctaatagaggggaacgatcacgtccctcgatctgctggcaatgcccctacttatacatcccaaaatgcaattggccttcttggcaaaaagggcacactgctgactcatatccagcttctcgtccactgtaacccctagatccttttctgcagaactgctgcttagccattcggtccctagtctgtagtggtgcattggattcttccgtcctaagtgcaggactctgcacttgtccttgttgaacctcatcagatttcttttggcccaatcctccaatttgtctaggtccctctgtaccctccagtgtatctaccactcctcccagtttagtgtctgcaaacttgctgagggtgcaatccacaccatcctccagatcattaatgaagatattgaacaacaccagccccaggaccaaccctgggggcactctgcttgatactggctgccaactagacatggagccattgatcactacccgttgagcccgacaatctagccagctttctatccaccttatagtgcattcatccagcccatacttctttaacttgctgacaataatactatgggagacagtgtcaaaagctttgctaaagtcaaggatcaccacgtccactgctttaccttcatccacagaaccagttatctcatcatagaaggcaattagattagtcaggcatgacttgcccttggtgaatccatgctgactgttcctgatcactttcctctcctctaagtgcttcagaattgattccttgaggacctgctccttgatttttccagggactgaggtgaagctgactggcctgtagttcccaggatcctcctccttccctttttttaaagatgggcgctacattagccttttccccgtcgtccgggacttccccggatcgccatgagttttcaaagataatggccaatggctctgcaatctcatccgccaactcctttagcactctcggatgcagcgcatccggccccatggacttgtgcacgtccaggttttctaaacagtcctgaaccacttctttctccacagagggctggtcacctcctccccatgctgtgctgcccagtgcagtagtctgggagctgaccttgttcgtgaagacagaggcaaaaagagcattgagtacctaagctttttccacatcctctgtcactaggttgcctccctcattcagtaaggggcccacgctttccttgactttcttcttgttaccaacatacctgaagaaaacctgcttgttactcttaacatctcttgctagttgcaactccaggtgtgatttggccttcctgatttcactccagcatgcctgagcaatatttttatactcatccctggtcatttgtccaatcttccacttcttgtaagcttcttttttgtgtttaagatcagcaaggatttcactgttaagccaagctggtcgcctgccatatttactattctttctgcacatcgggatggtttgcccctgtaacgtcaataaggattctttgaaatacagccagctctctgggTTTTATTCAATAAAAACCCAGTGTCGGTGGGGTTAGAATACCCTCAATGCACTACTGCTTTGAACTGGCTATCTTAGTAGTACCATAGATTATTTGGAACGGCCATTCCATCATGTGTAATGGGTCTGTATAAATTAGTTATTCTCACTCTGTCTTTTCTTATTCAATATGAATGCTAATTACGTCCTCTGTGGAACAATCAAAGAAAGATTTTGAAACTAGAAAGGTATCTTGGCAGAATATTCAGTTTGACTGGCTACTCTTCCCAACCAAAAAATTGCATACTTCCTCCAGCCCCTCagatcttttttcatttgctgaagtAGAGGTTTGACATTTAAATCATAGAGCTCTAGGTTGAAATTTGAATTCCCAGATATCTTATAGAATTTGTTGCCCATTTGTACCCAAATGTTTCCTGGAGGAGTGACTTTTCAGTGTCTGGCAATTTTATAGTTAGCATTTCAGATTTGACTCAATTTACTTTAAACCCAGATGCTTTCCCAAAGTCCTAGATTATTTTGGAAACTAATTTTCCAAA
Coding sequences within:
- the PPIH gene encoding peptidyl-prolyl cis-trans isomerase H → MAVLAANPNNPVVFFDVSIGGQEIGRMKVELFADVVPKTAENFRQFCTGEFRKDGVPIGYKGSTFHRVIKDFMIQGGDFVNGDGTGVASIYRGPFADENFKLRHSAPGLLSMANSGPSTNGCQFFFTCSKCDWLDGKHVVFGKIVDGLLVMRKIENVPTGPNNKPKLPVVISQCGEM